A window of Aurantibacillus circumpalustris genomic DNA:
TGTATAACCAACAAAGGGCGACCAATTAACTTTAGTTGGAAATTTGTTTTGGGCGTCAATCGTTAAGTTTAAACACACAAAGCAAATCGCTATACAAATTCTGGTTTTCATCTTAATCCATTTTAATAATTTTCCGAGTGTAAACCACTTCTCCAAAGTTGAGTTGAATAAAATAAATTCCTTCTTTAAGATGACTTACGGAAAGTATGCTATTGCCTTTTTGAAAATCTTGCGAAAGAATAAGTTTTCCTAATTGATCGTAGAGTTTCACCAAAGCAGCGTGTTGCAATTCTAAATGAAGATTTTCATTAAGTGGATTAGGATAAATACGAAAGTTTGAGTTTAAATTTTCATTAATGCCAGTACAATTAGAATAAATAACACTAACGGTTTTTGAATTGTTGCATCCTGTTAAAGTATTCGTACCAGCAACTGAAAAAACACTGCTAGCGTTTATTGAAACTGAAATAGTTGGTGTAAGTTGTGTGGTACTCCAACTATAAGTGGAAGCGCCAGAAACAGTAAGGGTGGCAGATTGCCCCGGACAAACCGTTGCTGGTTGTGCGGTAACAACAAGTGAAGGGTTAGCATTAACAGTAAGCACAAAACCTGCTCGCGTTCCATCTGCCGTGCAAGTTGCCGCCGCCGCATAATAGGTATAAGTGCCGGCGCTTAAGGTAGGGGTAACCAACACAGAGCCTGAACCAATGGAACTGCTTGCTGTGTTAGACGCATACCAGGTAATAGCTGCAGTACTCATGGCTGTAATGCTCGTATTCTGACCACTACAAATGTTTTTGTTTTGCTCACAAGTATTGCCATAGGGAACATCAAGACAAGTAGACAGTTTACAAACAAATACATCTAAAGTACCGTTAGAAGTGAGATTATAAACGGATGGCCCGGGATCAAAATCGGCAGTTAATGAAAAACTGCCTGTAAAATAAACCGAACCTGTATTGTCTAACCATAAATCACGAGCACCGTCAAATGAAGGACCTCCAAGTTGTTTAGCATCTATAAAATTACCGGTATCATCCAACTCTAGTAGAAAAATGTCTGTACCACCAACTGACGTGAGGCTATAAGTGGCTGGCCCGGGATCAAAATCGACACTTAAACTAAACGACCCCATGGCAAATAACGTGTTATTTTTATCGATACAAATTCCAGTCATAATTTCAGTACTTGGACCACCCACCTGTTTGCCCCATAAAAAATTACCTCCGGCATCCAGTTTAATAACAATAGCATCATTCATACCTAAAGAGTTGAGTGTGTAACTGCCAATGCCTGGGTCAACATCTACGGTACCTGTAAAAGACCCACCTAAATACAAATTGTTAAGAGTATCCAACGTGAGCAATGACAGTCCAGTCTTATCAGGTGAAGCGTTTCCAAAAGATACCGCCCAGATGAAATTACTGGCTGGGTCTAGTTTTAGCACGTAAGAGTCACCATAGATCGTAGTGATTGCAGTAAGTGAAAAACTTCCGGGCCCAGGATTAAAATCTACGCTCCCTCTGAACAAACCCGTAAGCAAAATATTATTTGCGCTATCAAATTCTATATATTCAAAAAAGTCGTGCAAAGATCCACCATAACGTAATGCCCACAATAAAAGCCCATTATTTGAAAATTTACATACAAAAACATCGTTTCCACCATTCGAAGTCAGTGGAAAATTCCCAGCACCCGGATCAAAATCAACAGTACCCATAAAACTCCCGCAAACAATAAAATTTCCCGCGGCATCGTATTTTATAATGGGGTTACTAACATATAGGCCTGTAGTATATAAAAAACCGGAAATGAAATTTCCTGAGGGATCTAGTTTATTGTATATGGTTTGTGTTATCCCAGTGGTTCCAACCGTATACTGCCCACTACCC
This region includes:
- a CDS encoding T9SS type A sorting domain-containing protein, yielding MKSLFTLIVLLISISGFSQPLVLNKAVSFGGPYHDLGWPIVTDQCGNWYTAGTFSGTVDFDPGPSVYTLTAAGQDLYVLKFDPAGNFLWGVQLNLESSGGGQLTSLCLDPQQNIWMAGIITGTADLDPGSGQYTVGTTGITQTIYNKLDPSGNFISGFLYTTGLYVSNPIIKYDAAGNFIVCGSFMGTVDFDPGAGNFPLTSNGGNDVFVCKFSNNGLLLWALRYGGSLHDFFEYIEFDSANNILLTGLFRGSVDFNPGPGSFSLTAITTIYGDSYVLKLDPASNFIWAVSFGNASPDKTGLSLLTLDTLNNLYLGGSFTGTVDVDPGIGSYTLNSLGMNDAIVIKLDAGGNFLWGKQVGGPSTEIMTGICIDKNNTLFAMGSFSLSVDFDPGPATYSLTSVGGTDIFLLELDDTGNFIDAKQLGGPSFDGARDLWLDNTGSVYFTGSFSLTADFDPGPSVYNLTSNGTLDVFVCKLSTCLDVPYGNTCEQNKNICSGQNTSITAMSTAAITWYASNTASSSIGSGSVLVTPTLSAGTYTYYAAAATCTADGTRAGFVLTVNANPSLVVTAQPATVCPGQSATLTVSGASTYSWSTTQLTPTISVSINASSVFSVAGTNTLTGCNNSKTVSVIYSNCTGINENLNSNFRIYPNPLNENLHLELQHAALVKLYDQLGKLILSQDFQKGNSILSVSHLKEGIYFIQLNFGEVVYTRKIIKMD